In a single window of the Raphanus sativus cultivar WK10039 chromosome 9, ASM80110v3, whole genome shotgun sequence genome:
- the LOC108827387 gene encoding transmembrane emp24 domain-containing protein p24delta4-like, with protein MKLEFTTTKFSLLSALFFFLTPELIPVSEAVWLKVPKTGTKCVSEEIQSKVVVLADYLVISDEHSIFPTVSVKVTSPYGNVLHHNENATHGQFAFTTQESGTYLACFDPVGNSHGNKDFSINLDWKTGIAAKDWDSIARKEKIEGVELELRKLEAAVEGIHDNLLYLKDREAEMRIVSEKTNSRVAWFSIMSLGICIVVSGLQILYLKQYFERKKLI; from the exons ATGAAGCTCGAGTTTACGACGACGAAGTTCTCACTACTTTcggctctcttcttctttctgacACCGGAGCTAATTCCAGTGAGTGAAGCCGTGTGGCTCAAAGTACCCAAGACGGGAACAAAGTGCGTGTCGGAGGAAATCCAGAGCAAGGTCGTCGTCTTGGCAGATTACCTCGTCATCTCCGACGAGCATTCCATCTTCCCTACTGTCTCCGTTAAG GTTACATCACCATATGGAAATGTTTTGCACCATAACGAAAACGCAACGCATGGTCAGTTTGCATTTACAACCCAAGAATCAGGAACCTACTTGGCTTGTTTCGACCCCGTTGGAAACAGTCATGGTAACAAAGATTTTAGCATCAACCTTGACTGGAAAACTGGTATCGCCGCCAAGGATTGGGACTCCATCGCTAGAAAAGAGAAAATCGAG GGTGTGGAGCTGGAGCTAAGGAAACTCGAAGCTGCAGTTGAGGGAATACATGACAATTTACTTTACCTTAAAGACAG AGAAGCGGAGATGAGGATTGTGAGTGAAAAAACAAACTCGCGAGTCGCATGGTTCAGTATAATGTCGCTAGGCATCTGCATTGTGGTCTCTGGTTTGCAGATTTTGTATTTGAAGCAATACTTTGAAAGGAAGAAGCTTATTTAG
- the LOC108827385 gene encoding membrane-bound O-acyltransferase gup1: MDRYAKWKQRELLLILLYAVAFYAYALRISLRLSHDHYLKLRGLGPGWLIPNRRNDVSDAQWRNFRGNLPILSFVFAVFTVIANGCRSLFNLKARGMAILWLSLSLVYLTYLHGACVIFILSIATANFLLVKVFARTNFFPFMLWAFNLFFLLCNRIYEGYSFSIFGRQFEFLDNFRGTFRWHICFNFVVLRMISFGYDYHWGQLDSHFDQEKHVTRCSLCKLGKTCYVVRQEKGLASDSSCSFALYLCYLVYAPLYLAGPIISFNAFASQLDVPQNTHSVKDVARYGLRWLFSFLLMELMTQFFYYNAFVISGLWRELSPVEIFIVGYGVLNFMWLKFLLLWRYFRFWSLVNVIETVENMPNCINNCYSLETFWKTWHASFNRWLIRYMYIPLGGSRRKFMNVWVVFTFVAVWHDLEWKLLSWAWLTCLFFMPEMLLKSASNAFKVQSAFGEFLLRELKALSGAVTITCLMMANLAGYVIGPSGLSRFVSSFLSREGLPVLGAVFFSFYVGTKLMFHIQDLRSGVHSPR; encoded by the exons ATGGATCGCTACGCAAAATGGAAACAGAGAGAGCTCCTTCTTATCCTCCTCTACGCCGTCGCTTTCTACGCCTATGCCCTACGCATCTCCCTTCGTCTCTCTCACG ATCATTACTTGAAGCTCCGCGGTTTAGGTCCTGGCTGGCTCATCCCTAATCGACGCAAT GATGTATCAGATGCTCAGTGGAGGAACTTCCGCGGGAACTTGCCGATTCTCAGCTTCGTTTTCGCGGTTTTCACCGTGATTGCTAACGGATGTAGGTCTCTTTTCAATTTGAAAGCCAGAGGAATGGCCATCTTGTGGCTTTCCTTGTCACTTGTATACTTGACTTACTTACACGGAGCTTG CGTCATTTTCATTCTCTCCATTGCAACGGCTAATTTCCTTCTTGTTAAG GTTTTTGCACGGACAAATTTCTTTCCTTTTATGCTTTGGGCGTTCAACTTATTCTTCCTCTTGTGCAATCGTATCTATGAAGGCTATTCCTTTTCCATTTTCGG GCGGCAGTTTGAGTTCCTGGACAACTTTCGGGGCACGTTCAGATGGCATATATGCTTTAATTTTG TCGTTCTGCGCATGATAAGTTTTGGATATGATTATCACTGGGGTCAACTGGATTCTCATTTtgatcaggag AAACACGTAACACGTTGTTCGTTATGTAAGTTGGGGAAGACTTGCTACGTAGTTCGACAG GAGAAAGGTCTAGCAAGTGACAGCAGCTGCAGTTTTGCTTTATACCTTTGTTATTTGGTCTATGCCCCCTTGTACCTTGCGGGGCCAATCATAAGCTTTAATGCCTTTGCttctcag CTAGATGTGCCACAGAATACTCATTCAGTGAAAGATGTTGCACGATATGGATTGCGTTGGTTATTCAGCTTCTTGCTGATGGAACTTATGACACAATTCTTCTATTACAATGCCTTTGTGATCAG TGGTCTTTGGAGAGAATTATCTCCTGTGGAAATATTTATCGTCGGATACGGA GTGCTAAACTTCATGTGGCTCAAGTTCCTTCTTTTATGGAGATATTTCCGCTTCTGGTCTTTG GTGAATGTCATTGAAACTGTTGAGAACATGCCGAATTGCATTAATAATTGCTATAGCCTTGAAACATTCTGGAAAACCTGGCATGCATCGTTTAATAGGTGGCTTATCAG GTATATGTATATTCCTCTCGGTGGATCACGAAGAAAGTTTATGAATGTGTGGGTTGTATTTACATTTGTTGCCGTGTGGCATGATTTAGAATG GAAGCTTCTTTCATGGGCATGGTTAACATGTTTATTCTTCATGCCAGAAATGTTACTGAAATCAGCATCCAATGCATTTAAG GTTCAGAGTGCTTTTGGAGAATTCCTCCTTCGTGAACTCAAGGCGTTGTCTGGCGCTGTGACAATCACATGCCTCATG ATGGCAAATCTTGCTGGCTATGTCATTGGACCATCAGGTCTAAGCCGGTTTGTCTCCAGCTTTCTTAGCAGAGAAG GATTACCTGTTCTAGGCGCCGTGTTCTTTAGCTTTTACGTGGGTACAAAG CTGATGTTCCACATCCAGGACTTGAGAAGTGGGGTACATAGCCCGAGGTAG
- the LOC108827390 gene encoding GDP-mannose transporter GONST1 has product MKSYEHDGVDLEDGKTRKPGGDKPTLRKIPNQALLSGLAYCVSSCSMILVNKFVLSSYNFNAGIFLMLYQNFVSVIIVMALSLMGLITTEPLTLRLMKVWFPVNVIFVGMLITSMFSLKYINVAMVTVLKNVTNVITAVGEMYLFSKHHDNRVWLALFLMIISAVSGGITDLSFNAVGYAWQIANCFLTASYSLTLRKTMDTAKQVTQSGNLNEFSMVLLNNTLSLPLGLILSIAFNEMDYLYNTPLLQLPSFWMVMTLSGLLGLAISFTSMWFLHQTGATTYSLVGSLNKIPLSIAGIVLFHVPTSLQNSASILFGLVAGVVFARAKMREKS; this is encoded by the exons ATGAAATCATACGAACACGATGGAGTGGACTTGGAAGATGGGAAGACAAGGAAACCTGGAGGAGATAAACCAACTCTGAGAAAGATACCTAATCAGGCTCTGTTATCTGGTTTAGCTTATTGCGTTTCGTCATGCAGCATGATTCTGGTGAACAAGTTTGTTCTTTCCAGCTACAACTTCAATGCTGGGATTTTCTTAATGTTATACCAG AATTTTGTCTCAGTGATCATTGTTATGGCTTTGAGCTTAATGGGTCTAATAACAACTGAACCATTGACCTTGAGATTGATGAAGGTCTGGTTCCCAGTCAACGTGATCTTTGTTGGGATGCTTATCACTAGCATGTTTAG TTTGAAATACATCAACGTAGCAATGGTCACCGTCCTGAAAAATGTCACTAATGTAATAACAGCAGTTGGTGAGATGTATCTGTTCAGCAAGCATCATGACAACAGAGTGTGGCTTGCTCTCTTCTTAATG ATCATTTCTGCAGTATCTGGAGGGATAACAGATCTATCTTTCAATGCTGTTGGCTATGCCTGGCAAATTGCTAATTGCTTCTTAACTGCATCGTACTCT ctgaCACTGAGAAAGACAATGGATACGGCCAAGCAAGTTACTCAATCTGGAAACTTGAACGAGTTCTCCATGGTCTTGCTTAATAACACACTTTCATTACCGCTTGGCCTTATTCTTTCTATTGCTTTCAACGAGATGGATTATCTATACAACAC GCCACTTCTTCAACTGCCAAGTTTCTGGATGGTTATGACACTCAGTGGACTTCTAGGTCTTGCTATTAGCTTCACTTCGATGTGGTTTCTTCATCAAACCGGAGCAACAACATACAG CTTGGTGGGATCACTAAACAAGATACCGTTATCTATTGCTGGGATCGTTCTTTTCCATGTACCGACAAGTTTGCAGAACTCAGCAAGCATTCTCTTTG GTCTTGTGGCTGGAGTTGTTTTTGCCAGAGCCAAAATGAGGGAGAAGTCCTAG
- the LOC108824452 gene encoding transmembrane emp24 domain-containing protein p24delta4-like, whose translation MRAAFSGVSEKRWWCDGACDSCISDLRGGYRHGDTLAARVRKLHHYMEMFCTIAKTQRMVSFAFTTQESGTYLACFDPVGNSHGNKDISINLDWKTGIAAKGWDSIARKEKIEGVELELRKLEGAVEGIHDNLLYLKDREAEMRIVSEKTNSRVAWFSIMSLGICIVVSGLQILYLKQYFEKKKLI comes from the exons ATGAGGGCTGCTTTCTCCGGTGTCAGCGAGAAGCGGTGGTGGTGTGATGGTGCGTGCGACTCGTGTATCTCCGATCTGCGCGGCGGCTATAGACACGGGGACACCCTAGCTGCTAGG GTCCGCAA GTTACATCACTATATGGAAATGTTTTGCACCATAGCGAAAACGCAACGCATGGTCAGTTTTGCGTTTACAACCCAAGAATCAGGAACCTACTTGGCTTGTTTCGATCCCGTTGGAAACAGTCATGGTAACAAAGATATTAGCATCAACCTTGACTGGAAAACTGGTATCGCCGCCAAGGGTTGGGACTCCATTGCCAGAAAAGAGAAAATCGAG GGTGTGGAGCTGGAGCTAAGGAAACTCGAAGGTGCAGTTGAGGGCATACATGACAATCTACTTTACCTTAAAGACAG AGAAGCGGAGATGAGGATTGTGAGTGAAAAAACAAACTCGCGAGTCGCATGGTTCAGTATAATGTCGCTAGGCATCTGCATTGTGGTCTCTGGTTTGCAGATTTTGTATTTGAAGCAATActttgaaaagaagaagcttaTTTAG
- the LOC108827386 gene encoding uncharacterized protein LOC108827386, translating to MLKTEENMRSDKRLRLALIMIVDGVLIAHKQVPRPTLQYVQMVDNVEAFLNFPWGRESYLKTITCMKPPLDEDEPVQTLVKLLQQTTYRLQGFPLALQLVAFQAIPLLATKIPSPHYSTTLLELQVPHLPLHKSVNINDFLLVEVDPQLSVTALIPLAPNTTVWGDEPEDERALYMEELIAQNHEFNIHDWPCGDSSKQEPIVQPAVPTIHRKHTVPKKTVP from the exons ATGCTCAAGACTGAAGAAAACATGCGTTCAGATAAGCGTCTACGACTTGCGCTTATTATGATTGTCGATGGTGTACTCATAGCTCACAAACAAGTCCCTAGGCCTACACTACAATACGTGCAGATGGTTGACAACGTCGAAGCTTTTCTCAACTTCCCTTGGGGCCGTGAATCTTATCTCAAGACCATCACCTGTATGAAACCTCCCTTAGATGAGGATGAACCGGTTCAAACACTTGTCAAACTACTCCAACAGACAACCTACAGATTGCAGGGTTTCCCTCTAGCGCTCCAACTCGTTGCCTTCCAAGCAATCCCATTACTGGCCACAAAGATACCTTCTCCTCACTACTCAACTACTCTTCTCGAGCTTCAAGTTCCCCATCTCCCACTACATAAGTCAGTCAACATCAACGATTTTTTACTTGTAGAAGTTGATCCACAG CTAAGCGTCACCGCTCTCATACCACTCGCTCCTAACACAACTGTGTGGGGTGACGAGCCAGAGGACGAGCGTGCTCTGTATATGGAGGAGTTGATTGCTCAGAACCACGAATTCAACATACATGATTGGCCATGTGGCGATTCATCAAAACAGGAGCCCATAGTTCAACCGGCTGTCCCAACGATTCACAGGAAACATACTGTTCCAAAAAAAACAGTCCCTTAA
- the LOC108826344 gene encoding pectin acetylesterase 2 has product MKKLLWTLTLFGLTLLILPVNGIMEFDEMEWFTIFNGTKVFQTESDLYSEAKFPMVGLTLIQSAAAKGAVCLDGSLPGYHLHRGFGSGANNWLVQLEGGGWCDTIRNCVYRKTSRRGSSKYMEKNMPFTGILSDKAAENPDFYNWNRVKVRYCDGGSFSGDSENKAAQLQFRGKRIWLAAMEDLMAKGMRQAKQALLSGCSAGGLAAILRCDDFGAMFPPSTRVKCLSDAGFFLDSIDVSGGRSLRRLYAGVVKLQNLETKLSKECLNRLNPTSCFFPQNLINQIKTPLFILNTAYDSWQIQESLAPKSADPSGSWHDCGLDYTKCNATQIQFLQGFRTRMVNLIKGFAKPSKNGVFLNSCFAHCQTERHDTWYSKNSPAVNNKGIAVAVGDWYFERGGAKLIDCAYPCDKTCHNLVFRG; this is encoded by the exons ATGAAGAAACTTCTATGGACTTTGACTCTGTTTGGTCTCACTCTCTTAATCCTTCCCGTAAATGGGATTATGGAGTTTGATGAAATGGAGTGGTTTACAATTTTCAATGGAACAAAGGTGTTTCAAACTGAAAGTGATCTTTATTCTGAAGCAAAGTTTCCAATGGTAGGACTCACTCTCATTCAGTCTGCTGCTGCTAAAGGAGCAG tGTGTCTAGATGGAAGTCTTCCTGGATACCACTTGCATCGCGGGTTTGGTTCAGGAGCAAACAATTGGCTAGTTCAATTGGAG gGAGGTGGATGGTGTGATACCATTAGAAATTGTGTATACCGCAAAACAAGTCGTCGTGGATCGTCTAAGTATATGGAGAAAAATATGCCTTTTACAGGAATCCTAAGTGACAAAGCCGCAGAGAATCCGG ATTTTTATAACTGGAATAGAGTAAAAGTTAGGTATTGTGATGGTGGATCCTTTAGCGGAGACAGCGAAAATAAG GCTGCGCAACTTCAGTTTAGAGGGAAAAGAATATGGTTAGCTGCTATGGAAGATTTGATGGCAAAGGGAATGCGTCAAGCTAAACAg GCTCTGCTCTCTGGATGTTCTGCTGGAGGTCTTGCCGCGATTTTGCGCTGTGATGATTTTGGGGCTATGTTTCCTCCTTCCACTAGAGTGAAATGTTTGAGTGATGCTGGCTTTTTCCTTGACTC CATCGATGTCTCTGGAGGTCGATCTCTTAGGCGTTTATATGCTGGTGTGGTGAAGTTACAG AATTTGGAAACAAAGCTCTCTAAGGAGTGTCTAAACCGTCTTAATCCAACTTCG TGTTTTTTCCCACAAAACCTAATCAACCAAATCAAGACTCCATTGTTTATTCTAAATACTGCATACGATTCGTGGCAG ATCCAAGAGAGTTTAGCTCCCAAATCTGCAGATCCAAGTGGAAGTTGGCATGATTGTGGACTTGACTACACCAAGTGCAATGCAACTCAGATCCAGTTCTTGCAAG GTTTCAGGACTCGTATGGTAAATTTAATCAAAGGTTTCGCGAAGCCGAGTAAGAACGGAGTGTTCCTTAATTCGTGCTTTGCTCATTGCCAAACAGAGAGGCATGACACATGGTATTCCAAAAACTCTCCTGCGGTTAACAACAAG GGGATTGCAGTAGCTGTGGGAGATTGGTATTTTGAAAGAGGAGGAGCAAAACTCATAGACTGTGCTTATCCTTGTGACAAAACTTGCCACAATTTAGTCTTTAGAGGATAA